The DNA region ATGTCCGATATATTCGAAATTTCCAATCAAAtcgatattgaaattttatgtttggaTTTATAGTCCGTAGTTGCGGCAAATGACCTGAATCATAATATCTTGTACAGagaattatataaatctttTCGTTTTAATGACTTTAAAGTTCGATTTTCTTCGATTGAAtagaacattaatattaaggatgaataaattttaatttcaatattaaaaacttatttttgacagttacaaaacaaaatttatgtgaacccttttacatttatttactatactCTTGTTTTCAGTATGTAACTCATTGATTCTCATGAGTccagttaaaaaaatgaataaaaacaagtttGCTTTTAAGAATACTGAACTGGAAAGTTTAGTAATCGCCATCATTTTAAAAGTTCTAATCTTGGTCTGTTCAGCAaactaactttttaatttattttttaattccagAAAGTCTTTTAGACTCGTCAATGGTCCCGTACACGATAACCGCTCGGCCATCCAGCAAACGGAACAGCGCCACACAGATGCCCGTCAAGCCGTACCACGTTACCTGGGCGCCGATTCTTCAGTCCAGGAATTGCGCCACCCAAACGCCCCCGCCGCACAAAGAGAGCTCCGTCTAGTCGAAAACAGGACGCAGTCCCACCCCCCAATCAGAAAAAGTCTCGGCACCGGGACCAATACCACCTGTGATATTTGTGAatatctcatatttttaagCATTACTAaacattatcaaaaatattgttaaacgcTGTTATGATTTCattgtcaataaaatatcattacaTGTGTAAATATATCAACtggtagttttatttatttatcacctACGCCTATTTACCCCCTATCTCAGTTTAacctattaataattattttataattttttattttacatgactagatgaaatatgttttatatactaaTAAAAGTTCTTGTGTTAAGTTCTACTTATAGCAAAACCAGAAAACAAGCAATTATactagaaacaataaataaaattagtattttattaggaTCAAATTAAACTCAATTAAagcaattctttttaattcaatttttatcaatcaGTTACCTTGAACTGGATATAGGGAATTATAAATACccctcaaataatttaattaaaaaacttgacGTGTTGATAAATTacgaaagttatttatttttttttgttttctaaaaaacCGTAGACTTCTCGTAGATTTTTGCTGATATTGCCTATTGTGAAATTCACAAGTGCGATGTGGTTGCATAATTACCTAAAACCTAGCACCtaaaaatgcttttattaagaagtttttcatataatattaatactaattaataaaatctttataatttactagTATTAGTagtattagtaatttttcatattagcAGTACTTACATCGCGGTTACGTAAGGCAATTATTTTATCTGTTGAAAATTCTGAACAATGAAAACTGTCAATTTCGACTTGTGACCGACAGATGTCATCGGCCGAAGAGGGGCAATTTTGACGTTTTAGCAGAGCCCCAAAACATTATtccaaattcaaaaatatgggTGTTACGGACGAGGTTAATCTGCCCACCGTAGAAGAATTGACCGTGCAGGAAGTCAATCTTTCCGGTCCGGCATTGAAGGCTGGCGCTTTTCATTTGGGAAAAGCCTGCGAATTCGAGAATAATGTTAGGTTATCTGTTACCTAATCAAACTTATattgctataattatattgttttttaggaATTTATCTTATGTAGAAATGAGCTGAACGATCCCCGCAAATGCATTAATGAGGGCAAAGCTGTCACCAATTGtgcaatgaatttttttaggcAAATTAAGAAGTCTTGTTCAGGAGAGTTCATGCAGTATGTCAACTGTCTTGACAAATCTAGTCCTGATCAAGCTTTTAGACCGTAAGTTGTAacaaatatatcatattttcaaCAGACATAATGAAAATGGGATTTTCTTAAGACTCCATGTCATCAACAAAatgcttaaaatatttgataatataattgCTGATAACACTAAATTAGTATAAGAAACTACACTATAAAAGTCTTATTACATTTACACTTAATAGTTACATTTTACCacaatataatgtaataaatcaatattaaataacatgtttatttgttattaagtaACTTATatgttaaactaatttatttatcgatAATATTACTTATCTTTCAATTTGGAATTATAAAGtagttctaaaaaaaataataatacagttcattaaactataaaaatagttaatttgcAAATTTGTGTTGATGTTAAATGTCAAATGGATAGTTGCTTTTCTGTATATAAAGAGGAATaaacttgattaatttatagataaatttaaacccTTTTCAAACATTGTTTGttcactgaaaataaattgtttttagatGCCGTAAGACTCAAGCTGTTCTTGATAAATGCGTAAAAGATAATTTGGGGATTGATAGACCTCCTTATGATTACTACACTAGAGTTCATATTCACAAAACTGCCAGGCCAAAGCCTCCAACGGAGAAACCAATCGTCTACGAAGACGCCACTCCAAAACTTCCAGAAGATGCGCCAAGGCCAGAAGCGCCTTATGGTTCCCGTTACGTTTTCTTATGGTAACCATCAAATTTTGGAATGGAgtattacaattttgtatattgcAACATTAACAACTGTGTTTTGATGTTGGGATGTGtgatattgtaatatgtagttcaagttatatattattagttattgtaaataaaattataaaaagcactatagttgtattttattgattaccaCACTACTATAACTGAATTTTAGCATATGCTTACTAACCTAACTTCAAGTATAGATGAGACAACTTTCTCTGATACTatccttattttatttaaaaacggaTTATCCCaaatataatgatataaataaaaatttctttcaataaTATACTCAAGaatcacttttattaaattttttgttgtacattcgttttaaatatatattttacattactatatatatttttatattataaaattaaatctatatgtgtatgttaaattaactgaagaagtaaatgttttttttttaatttaaaaatatttccataatTTCAAGAAttccttataaaatataaaattttgaaaataaatatagtaattaagtattaattcaGGAAAATaaagtacatttaaaataaaatactaatattcacatacacaaaatttttagCAATAACATACTCAAGAATCACCTTTATTCtgttatttgtacattttaaatatatattttattcctcaattataaaattacaaaatctaCATGTGtatgttaaattaactgaaaaagtaaatgtttttttttttttaatttaaaaataaatatttccatattttcataaaattttgaaaataaacatagtaataaagtattaattcAGGAAAATAAagtgcatttaaaataaaatactaatattcAAATccgcaattaaattaaaaagttagtaATACTGTGATATACGAATGCGCgacaaaagttctatcaattTTGGGCTTTAACCGCAAGTGGAAAACAATTGAATTACCGTGGCACAAATCGTGTCGAAAGTAATCGAAAAATAATACGATAAATCCGCCTTGAATTTACAGAGACACTTCACAACGAATTCATGTGGGAAATATCGCCTTgctttattgaattaatggcGCAATGCTGGACTAAATGGattcataatttgttttacggACAATAGCAACAGCAACCTGTCCATACGTATATAAACGGCGGAAAAGTCTGAAAATGTAtcagtgcttacacagcttccAACTTCACTAGTCTCAAGTAAGTAACAaaccatttttataacaaatattttttttaaattattattgacagtatagtatatatatttgtttgttttaacttttttacagcttactaaaaaatacaacaatgaACAGCAAAGCCACCGCAATTGTTATCTTCGCTTTGGCCATCATCTGTTGCCTGACATTTTCTGAAGCCACCTACCGGAAACCACCTTTCAATGGATCTATTTTTGGAAAGAGGGGATCAACAAACGGTATTAGTTTGAATCATCAATTTTtagtttgttaaatatttctaattttcagaGTATGACAGTGCCAGCAAAGCCCTCTCTGCAATGTGCGAAATTGCCAGTGAAGCATGCCAAACCTGGTTCCCAACACAAGAAAAGTAGATATTGTAACCCTGTCATAACGAAAAATGTACCCTTTCCGTCAATTTTGTAACGAATTAGAAATAGAAACCTAAGCAAAGTACTACTTGTTTACATTTTCccctaaacttttattatttaagtctaAGGACATAGGAcaaatcaacaatatttacaaagataattaaaaatatttattgatatttataaattataatacaatcaCAGTCATAAATTTCTCAtagataaatctaaaattcgTCTGCATGACAAAGGTAACAACAAAgtctctcaaaaacttatataactaaaaatgCTCTTAACAATCATTCAACGTTGAACACAATGTCAATGGAAAggctttatattatttaaatcactaGAGCTTGTACATTACTGTACCATATTCATTTTCAGGCCCTAAATGAATTAACTGGAGCCTGATAATGAACAATCTTATAATTGAAGACGttgtatcaatattttagtaaatagaGAAATTTCAATAGCATAGCATGCAATGCAGATTAAATGATTACATCTGGTAATTATTTTGCTAAACCTAACTAcaaaatgcattttatttattattcactgaaaaacttaaaatatttggaagtTTAGCATAATAATTACTGATTAATGGTGTTTTCAGTTAATGCACCAGAGTCTTTAAAGCAATGCTTTAAACctcacaaataaaaaaggcATATCTATAATTACTATATTCATATGAGTAACTGATatttacaacataaaaattatagtacttaaattatcctatataaaacaaattttgtaaatataatggaaatgcaatattaatctaaagttaaaattatttttattttgcctCACATACTTccaatattgtattatataatttcatgtGCGCGAGTTTTAGTATAATACTTTCGAGcactaatataaatatgaaccaAAAATAACTAGTGAAATCTTAGATATGAAATGATAAATAGTAACTACTCCAGAAACGTTAATCACCACATTTTAatacaacatttttgtttatttagactgcagtttatattttttgctatctacttttaaaatttttagttaatattcgGATAAAAAAGAACGAAAACCAAGTGAaatctaaatctaaataaaaaattaaacaaattactttttggTACATAAACAAAATCAGTTTCTGAAGAggctattttaaatgtaaaattataaatatgttttgtcaTGATATGGGAGATATAAAAATGATggtcttaataaaatacaacctTAAACTAATGAGTAAGATTATAGACGaagaaaacttattttacCGTTAAACAACTTCAGTTTTCAAATGTTCTCGTAAGTCTTTAACATACTTGAACATCATCTTGATCATCTCTTTTTCAATCAATTGCCTGGGCACTAACGATAATTTAAGGTTCGTATTTAAGATCCATTTATAATTACACTTATTGGGTTCATTAGTTATTGTCTGCATTACAGAACAACCTACCCCTGTTTCtcctctaaaaaataaaatgtgttactAACATTTCAAGCTAAAATACTTGTTAATACTTTACCTTACATACTTGTCATTTACAGGAAAAGATGGATGATCAGTCTTAACGTTGGCAATCACAAAACAATCCTCAACTTGGGCCCAGTGACGAAGAGTTACAAAATCTCTACTTTTCACAACACCACCTGCTGCATCAGCAGAAATCTGGTAACAGATATCGGTGTATTCATCAATTGCTTGGATTTTTTGAGATTCCACAATTGCTGGATTCCACTGTGGGAACTGATGTACCTTATAATATAAATCGTCTAAAAGGTATTTTGGAGAAACATTGATTTGTgcctgaaaataattaaattgaaacctCTATAGATAACATAAATATGATCAattgattttacatttaatttaaatatttttactcctTTGTCCATCCTGCTCTCCACACGATCACCGTCTTGCTctttttccaatttccaatcttTCTTATGTAAAAGGTCCCAAGCATCTTGCAAAGTTTTTGCTGCCTGAAGCTTATACTTTTCTTCCTAAaacagaataattatttatttagtataaaaaatgttctctGCTAGCAAGCACCATTGTCGAAAGATGTAATCTTACTAAACTGTACTCAGGGTAATGATgctacatttaaaattgaaataccaTTTTACATGcataaaatatcagaaatcaaatattcaacaaatttatcaattcagaacaaaacacaaattaattctATACTTGCCTCTTCTCTAGAAAACCTCGCAGTTGGAACGTTTCTCTGCTGGTGATCATACCTATACAAGGACCCATCAGGCGTTACTAAtggagaataaaaattatgcacACTTTCAGTATACAACGATGGCAATCCACGAATGTAATTCCTTATTAAAGGTGCTCTTTCAGATTCTATATTACCTATAACCAAAGGTGTCATTAAGTAGTACCATAaatgtatgaaaaaaattactaattatataaCGACTAGCATCTTCTTCCTGAGGAATGACACGGAAATCAAGAAACCACGCTTCACCCCACGCCAAAACGAAGGAAGTCAAAACTATTAGCACCTCAAAAACAGGCTGCGAGGAGTGGGCAAACTAAAATGATAACATTTAGATATATACATGCAAAAACTTAAGAAAAGACTTACATCATAAACGAAAACTTTTGCTATTAGAGCTGCGCAAGTCAAGGCAGTTgataactgaaaaaaaataaccGGCGATTTGTCAATATTGGCAAGcagctttaaaattatgttttaaaaaacaacacaaataaaaattaattgaacatttaTATGTGTAAGTTGTCCCAAATTGGCTGACTCCAGCTTGTTTGGATATTtccatattaaaatgaattgtggatttgttagctttgataaatattttaatgattagaaaaattgtgttaaaCACTCTCTGGCATATATGGAAATACCCCAAACAGGCAGAATTAATATGAACACATTAAGCcctattgaataaaaatctttaGCAAGACTTTAtcatgttataaaaatgacaCAAAGGAGTATTATTCTAAAAGAGatacataaatatacttaCAGCTATCACAATCCAgtgatttatatacaaaattgcatAAAAGAACAACAATACagtgaatctaaaaaatgccACCAAGACAATATCAAATAGTGAGGTGTGCATATTGTAGTGGTAAATCTGTTCACTTAATGCTGTTATTATGTATTCACCTTTAAgctgaaatacaaaaaattggcATGagcttattaatataaacaaaatctcaCATAACTCACCATCACACATATAATCCACATCAGTCCGGTAAAGAGAAAATCAAAGGTGACAAAAAGACAAAAGAACCTTCTAATATTTGACATCCTCCCATTCACCCTTTGCCCAGCAATCAGGTTCTGTGAGATGTATTCCCGATTGATTGAGTGGATGGTGTTGATGCTGTTTGAATGTGCTAAAcgaaaaattacacaaaataaatatttgagctCCATCACAGTCTCATCTCGCATAACAGCCACCATACACTAAATGCATGCAATGAGTGTTATGATAGAACAATCAGAAATCAATTAGTATATAATGTAAACAATGCAGGATAACAATAGAtcattgtatttcatttaAGACTTACAGATATCCAGTGGAGATTGGACATTTTCGTGTTGATAATTTCTTTGGTAAGGCTGATTGTCTGCAGCAGTGTAGAAACTTAAAGTGTCCATTTTTA from Aethina tumida isolate Nest 87 chromosome 1, icAetTumi1.1, whole genome shotgun sequence includes:
- the LOC109609149 gene encoding NADH dehydrogenase [ubiquinone] 1 alpha subcomplex subunit 8; this encodes MGVTDEVNLPTVEELTVQEVNLSGPALKAGAFHLGKACEFENNEFILCRNELNDPRKCINEGKAVTNCAMNFFRQIKKSCSGEFMQYVNCLDKSSPDQAFRPCRKTQAVLDKCVKDNLGIDRPPYDYYTRVHIHKTARPKPPTEKPIVYEDATPKLPEDAPRPEAPYGSRYVFLW
- the LOC109609155 gene encoding neuropeptide SIFamide, coding for MNSKATAIVIFALAIICCLTFSEATYRKPPFNGSIFGKRGSTNEYDSASKALSAMCEIASEACQTWFPTQEK
- the LOC109609164 gene encoding steroidogenic acute regulatory protein-like isoform X1, which gives rise to MDTLSFYTAADNQPYQRNYQHENVQSPLDISHSNSINTIHSINREYISQNLIAGQRVNGRMSNIRRFFCLFVTFDFLFTGLMWIICVMLKGEYIITALSEQIYHYNMHTSLFDIVLVAFFRFTVLLFFYAILYINHWIVIALSTALTCAALIAKVFVYDFAHSSQPVFEVLIVLTSFVLAWGEAWFLDFRVIPQEEDASRYIISNIESERAPLIRNYIRGLPSLYTESVHNFYSPLVTPDGSLYRYDHQQRNVPTARFSREEEEKYKLQAAKTLQDAWDLLHKKDWKLEKEQDGDRVESRMDKGVKIFKLNAQINVSPKYLLDDLYYKVHQFPQWNPAIVESQKIQAIDEYTDICYQISADAAGGVVKSRDFVTLRHWAQVEDCFVIANVKTDHPSFPVNDKYVRGETGVGCSVMQTITNEPNKCNYKWILNTNLKLSLVPRQLIEKEMIKMMFKYVKDLREHLKTEVV
- the LOC109609164 gene encoding steroidogenic acute regulatory protein-like isoform X2; amino-acid sequence: MDTLSFYTAADNQPYQRNYQHENVQSPLDISHSNSINTIHSINREYISQNLIAGQRVNGRMSNIRRFFCLFVTFDFLFTGLMWIICVMLKGEYIITALSEQIYHYNMHTSLFDIVLVAFFRFTVLLFFYAILYINHWIVIALSTALTCAALIAKVFVYDFAHSSQPVFEVLIVLTSFVLAWGEAWFLDFRVIPQEEDASRYIIKSERAPLIRNYIRGLPSLYTESVHNFYSPLVTPDGSLYRYDHQQRNVPTARFSREEEEKYKLQAAKTLQDAWDLLHKKDWKLEKEQDGDRVESRMDKGVKIFKLNAQINVSPKYLLDDLYYKVHQFPQWNPAIVESQKIQAIDEYTDICYQISADAAGGVVKSRDFVTLRHWAQVEDCFVIANVKTDHPSFPVNDKYVRGETGVGCSVMQTITNEPNKCNYKWILNTNLKLSLVPRQLIEKEMIKMMFKYVKDLREHLKTEVV